In Helianthus annuus cultivar XRQ/B chromosome 9, HanXRQr2.0-SUNRISE, whole genome shotgun sequence, the following are encoded in one genomic region:
- the LOC110877767 gene encoding nuclear transcription factor Y subunit C-3, with product MDQQDHGQAPNMGAVGGSAQMPYGYPPQNQMMGPGPPAGQSAQSVGHPSPPAQLAQQQLAYQHIHQQQQQQLHQQLQNFWANQYQEIEQTTDFKNHSLPLARIKKIMKADEDVRMISAEAPVIFARACEMFILELTLRSWNHTEENKRRTLQKNDIAAAITRTDIFDFLVDIVPREDLKDEVLASTIPRGGPVGAPTEGLPYYYMPPAHPPPQVGGSGMYMGKPVDPQAHLYGQQTSAYMAQPLWPQQQQDPQGDA from the coding sequence ATGGATCAACAAGATCACGGGCAGGCACCAAATATGGGAGCAGTTGGCGGCTCAGCTCAGATGCCATACGGATACCCACCACAAAATCAAATGATGGGGCCCGGCCCGCCAGCAGGTCAATCCGCACAGTCTGTCGGTCATCCTTCACCTCCAGCTCAGCTCGCACAACAGCAACTCGCCTACCAGCACATccatcagcaacagcagcagcaactgCATCAACAGCTTCAAAACTTCTGGGCAAATCAATACCAAGAAATCGAACAAACAACCGATTTTAAAAACCACAGTCTACCATTAGCCAGGATCAAGAAAATCATGAAGGCTGATGAGGATGTAAGGATGATATCAGCTGAAGCCCCGGTCATATTCGCACGCGCGTGTGAAATGTTTATCCTTGAGTTGACTCTAAGGTCTTGGAACCACACTGAAGAGAACAAAAGGAGGACGCTTCAGAAAAACGATATTGCGGCTGCGATCACAAGGACTGATATCTTTGACTTTTTGGTTGATATAGTACCACGAGAGGATTTAAAGGATGAGGTGCTTGCGTCGACAATACCGAGAGGTGGGCCGGTTGGGGCTCCAACTGAGGGTCTTCCTTATTACTATATGCCTCCGGCACATCCTCCTCCACAGGTGGGTGGTTCGGGTATGTATATGGGTAAGCCTGTGGATCCTCAAGCCCACCTTTATGGGCAGCAGACTAGTGCGTATATGGCTCAGCCTCTTTGGCCACAACAGCAACAAGATCCACAGGGAGACGCGTAA